From a region of the Budorcas taxicolor isolate Tak-1 chromosome 9, Takin1.1, whole genome shotgun sequence genome:
- the HS3ST5 gene encoding heparan sulfate glucosamine 3-O-sulfotransferase 5 has product MLFKQQAWLRQKLLVLGSLAVGSLLYLVARVGSLDRLQPICPIEGRFGARGQAEFPLRALQFKRGLLHEFRKGNSSKEQVHLHDLVQQLPKAIIIGVRKGGTRALLEMLNLHPAVVKASQEIHFFDNDENYAKGIEWYRKKMPFSYPQQITIEKSPAYFITEEVPERIYKMNSSIKLLIIVREPTTRAISDYTQVLEGKERKNKTYYKFEKLAIDPNTCEVNTKYKAVRTSIYTKHLERWLKYFPIEQFHIVDGDRLITEPLPELQLVEKFLNLPPRISQYNLYFNATRGFYCLRFNIIFNKCLAGSKGRIHPEVDPSVITKLRKFFHPFNQKFYQITGRTLNWP; this is encoded by the exons ATGCTATTCAAACAGCAGGCGTGGCTGAGACAGAAGCTCCTGGTGCTGGGAAGCCTTGCCGTTGGAAGTCTCCTGTATCTAGTCGCCAGAGTTGGGAGCTTGGATAG GCTACAACCCATCTGTCCCATCGAAGGCCGATTCGGAGCCCGTGGTCAGGCTGAATTCCCCCTGCGCGCCCTGCAGTTTAAGCGTGGCCTGCTGCACGAGTTCCGGAAGGGCaactcttccaaggagcaggtacACCTTCATGACCTGGTCCAGCAACTTCCCAAGGCCATTATCATTGGAGTGAGGAAAGGAGGCACCAGGGCCCTGCTTGAGATGCTGAACCTCCATCCAGCAGTGGTCAAAGCCTCTCAAGAAATCCACTTTTTTGACAATGATGAAAATTATGCCAAGGGCATTGAGTGGTATAggaaaaagatgcctttttcctACCCTCAGCAAATCACAATTGAAAAGAGTCCAGCATATTTTATCACAGAGGAGGTTCCGGAAAGGATTTACAAAATGAACTCATCCATCAAGTTGTTGATCATTGTCAGGGAGCCAACCACAAGAGCTATTTCTGATTACACTCAGGTGctagaggggaaggagaggaagaataAAACTTATTACAAGTTTGAGAAGCTGGCCATAGACCCTAATACCTGCGAAGTGAACACAAAATACAAGGCAGTAAGAACCAGCATCTACACCAAACATCTGGAAAGGTGGTTGAAGTACTTTCCAATTGAGCAATTCCACATTGTTGATGGAGATCGCCTCATCACGGAACCCCTACCAGAACTTCAACTCGTGGAGAAGTTCCTAAATCTTCCCCCAAGGATAAGTCAATACAATTTGTACTTCAATGCTACCAGAGGGTTTTACTGCTTGCGATTTAACATTATCTTTAACAAGTGCCTGGCGGGCAGCAAGGGGCGCATTCATCCAGAGGTGGACCCCTCTGTCATTACCAAATTGCGCAAATTCTTTCACCCTTTCAATCAAAAATTTTACCAGATCACTGGGAGGACATTGAACTGGCCCTAA